In the Carboxydothermus hydrogenoformans Z-2901 genome, one interval contains:
- the nusB gene encoding transcription antitermination factor NusB, whose protein sequence is MNRHTARELAFKALFGLDFAPEKTLDTLESLWAEKIAEGKIPPEKLVDFSRELVRGVIEKKERLDEIIRRRAIGWDFKRLAKVDKTLLRLALYEMLYRPDIDIPVSIDEAVELAKVYGEEESPKFINGILGYVAEHIDEFWEES, encoded by the coding sequence GTGAATCGTCATACGGCAAGGGAATTAGCATTTAAGGCGCTGTTTGGACTGGATTTTGCTCCAGAAAAAACTTTGGATACCCTGGAAAGTCTGTGGGCGGAAAAAATTGCTGAAGGGAAAATACCTCCGGAAAAATTGGTGGATTTCTCCAGGGAATTGGTGCGGGGGGTTATTGAGAAAAAGGAACGATTGGATGAGATTATTCGCCGGCGCGCCATCGGGTGGGATTTTAAAAGACTGGCAAAGGTGGACAAGACTCTTTTGCGCCTGGCTTTGTATGAAATGTTATATCGACCGGATATTGACATTCCGGTTTCTATAGATGAAGCGGTGGAATTGGCCAAAGTATACGGTGAAGAAGAGTCACCAAAATTCATCAATGGAATTTTGGGATATGTGGCTGAACATATCGATGAATTCTGGGAGGAAAGTTAA
- a CDS encoding TlyA family RNA methyltransferase: protein MKKRLDVLMVEKGLVQSREKARALIMAGEVLVGEQKVTKPGTMVTEDSPIRILGQGLKYVSRGGYKLEKALEEFKINLQGKIVIDIGASTGGFTDCALQYGANTVYAVDVGYGQLSLKLRQDPRVVVFERTNIRYFSVDNLPEKPGFATCDVSFISLKLVLPKIKEILAPRGEAVVLIKPQFEAGREKVGKKGVVRDPATHREVLKNLLEYAEGLGFQPLGLTYSPITGLEGNIEYLLYLSTDNTKEKVKIDVDRVVTEAFLRFNK, encoded by the coding sequence ATGAAAAAAAGGCTTGATGTTTTAATGGTGGAAAAGGGATTGGTCCAGAGCCGGGAAAAAGCCCGGGCCCTAATTATGGCCGGTGAAGTTTTAGTGGGAGAACAAAAAGTTACCAAGCCCGGCACGATGGTAACGGAAGATTCACCCATTAGAATTTTAGGGCAGGGTTTAAAATATGTCAGCCGGGGCGGTTATAAGTTGGAAAAAGCTTTAGAAGAATTTAAGATAAATCTTCAGGGGAAAATTGTCATTGACATTGGGGCTTCCACCGGCGGCTTTACCGATTGTGCTTTGCAATATGGAGCAAATACCGTTTATGCAGTGGATGTTGGCTACGGTCAGTTAAGTCTTAAACTGCGGCAGGATCCCAGGGTAGTCGTTTTTGAAAGGACGAATATTCGCTACTTTTCTGTGGATAACTTACCGGAAAAACCTGGCTTTGCTACCTGTGATGTTTCTTTTATTTCCTTAAAGTTAGTGCTGCCGAAAATTAAGGAAATTTTAGCACCCCGGGGAGAAGCGGTGGTGTTAATAAAACCGCAGTTTGAGGCCGGACGAGAAAAGGTGGGTAAAAAAGGGGTTGTGAGGGATCCCGCTACCCACCGGGAAGTGTTGAAAAATCTTTTAGAGTATGCCGAAGGGCTTGGGTTTCAACCTTTGGGGCTTACCTATTCTCCTATTACCGGCCTCGAAGGAAACATTGAATATTTACTCTATCTTTCGACCGACAATACTAAAGAAAAGGTTAAAATTGATGTTGACCGGGTTGTAACGGAGGCTTTTTTACGTTTTAATAAATAA
- the dxs gene encoding 1-deoxy-D-xylulose-5-phosphate synthase, with translation MGPILERISLPEDIKKLKPSELMALAQELREYIITVASQNGGHLAPSLGVVELTIALHFVFEAPKDKIIWDVGHQAYAHKILTGRKKQFKTLRTFGGLSGFPKRDESPYDAFGVGHSSTSISAALGMALARDLKGEQYEVVAVIGDGALTGGMAFEALNHAGHLQKKLIVVVNDNEMSIAQNVGALSAYLSRIRTDPKYSRGKDELEALIKKIPHIGPTMVKIGERLKDSFKYLLVPGMLFEELGFTYLGPIDGHNIKEMIEVFSRAKTFAGPVVVHVITKKGKGYHWAEENPDGFHGVGKFYISTGEPVEAPRVSFTEVFGKALVELAQDRPEVVAITAAMPTGTGLNYFAQNYPERFYDVGIAEQHAVTMAAGMACEGLKPVVAIYSTFLQRSFDQIIHDVCLQNLPVVFAVDRAGIVGEDGPTHHGIFDLSYLRMIPNLTIMVPRNEDMLRKMLFTALNHSGPVALRYPRGAAVGVELTPYEQLPIGTAEILKEGSDGVVIGVGRPLNYALKAAQKLENEGISLTVIDARFVKPLDYKLLEEVGSLHKPVITVEENVVAGGFGSAVNEYFSFRGIGTKVVNLGIADEFPPHGKVEEILNLYGLTEEKLYLKFREILSKL, from the coding sequence TTGGGACCTATTTTAGAGCGAATTTCCCTGCCGGAAGACATAAAAAAACTAAAACCCAGTGAATTAATGGCCCTTGCCCAGGAATTGCGGGAATACATTATTACCGTTGCCAGCCAGAATGGAGGTCATCTCGCTCCAAGTTTAGGAGTGGTGGAACTGACCATCGCCCTTCATTTTGTTTTTGAGGCTCCCAAAGATAAAATTATCTGGGATGTAGGGCACCAGGCTTATGCTCATAAAATTTTAACCGGCAGAAAAAAACAGTTTAAAACTTTAAGAACTTTTGGCGGTCTGTCGGGTTTTCCCAAAAGGGATGAAAGCCCTTATGATGCTTTTGGTGTGGGGCACAGCAGTACTTCCATTTCGGCAGCTTTGGGAATGGCTTTAGCCCGGGATTTAAAAGGTGAGCAGTACGAAGTGGTAGCGGTTATCGGGGATGGAGCTTTAACCGGAGGAATGGCTTTTGAAGCCCTTAACCATGCCGGGCATTTACAGAAAAAGCTAATTGTCGTGGTAAATGATAATGAAATGTCCATTGCCCAGAATGTTGGGGCTTTATCCGCCTACTTAAGTCGCATCCGTACCGACCCCAAATATTCCAGGGGTAAAGATGAATTAGAAGCCCTCATCAAAAAAATTCCGCATATTGGACCGACAATGGTGAAAATTGGCGAAAGACTAAAGGATAGTTTTAAATATCTTTTAGTGCCTGGCATGCTGTTTGAAGAGCTGGGATTTACTTATTTGGGACCTATCGATGGGCATAATATAAAAGAAATGATTGAAGTGTTCAGCCGGGCCAAAACTTTTGCCGGACCGGTGGTTGTCCACGTCATTACCAAAAAGGGGAAGGGCTATCATTGGGCTGAAGAAAACCCAGATGGCTTTCACGGTGTCGGCAAATTTTACATAAGCACCGGTGAACCGGTAGAAGCACCCAGGGTAAGTTTTACCGAAGTTTTTGGCAAAGCTCTGGTGGAGCTTGCCCAGGACCGTCCGGAGGTGGTGGCCATAACTGCTGCCATGCCAACCGGTACCGGACTAAATTACTTTGCCCAAAATTATCCCGAGCGTTTTTACGATGTGGGAATTGCCGAACAGCATGCGGTGACCATGGCGGCAGGAATGGCCTGTGAAGGGTTGAAGCCGGTGGTGGCTATTTATTCGACCTTTTTGCAGAGGTCTTTTGACCAGATAATTCATGATGTTTGCTTGCAAAATCTTCCGGTGGTCTTTGCCGTTGACCGGGCGGGAATTGTCGGTGAAGATGGTCCAACGCACCACGGGATTTTTGATTTAAGTTATCTAAGGATGATTCCTAATCTTACCATTATGGTACCCCGAAATGAAGATATGTTGCGGAAAATGTTGTTCACGGCTTTAAACCACTCCGGCCCTGTTGCTCTCCGTTATCCCCGGGGAGCGGCGGTAGGGGTTGAACTAACACCTTATGAGCAGCTACCTATTGGCACTGCGGAAATTTTAAAAGAAGGCAGCGATGGAGTTGTTATCGGAGTTGGACGCCCGCTAAACTATGCTTTAAAAGCCGCCCAAAAACTTGAGAACGAAGGTATATCTTTAACTGTTATCGATGCCCGGTTTGTAAAACCTTTGGATTATAAGCTTTTAGAGGAAGTTGGTAGCTTACATAAACCGGTTATTACCGTTGAAGAAAATGTTGTTGCGGGAGGTTTTGGTTCGGCGGTAAATGAATATTTCTCCTTTAGGGGAATTGGAACAAAGGTGGTTAATTTAGGAATAGCTGACGAGTTTCCTCCTCATGGTAAGGTGGAGGAAATTTTAAACCTTTACGGCTTAACGGAAGAAAAGCTTTATTTAAAGTTTCGGGAGATCTTAAGTAAGCTATGA
- a CDS encoding sulfide/dihydroorotate dehydrogenase-like FAD/NAD-binding protein encodes MFKILKKENLAPSIKLFEIDAPLVARKAQAGQFIILKIDEKGERIPLTIADYDREKGLVTIIFQEVGKTTKQLGLLNEGDAVSDFVGPLGVPSHIENFGNVVCIGGGVGIAPIYPITRALKEAGNKVTGIIGARSKEYLFWEEKMRTVTDELLVTTDDGSYVRKGFVTDVLKEVIDRGEKIDLVVAIGPLPMMKAVAEVTRPYQIKTIVSLNSIMVDGTGMCGACRVTVGGQTKFVCVDGPDFDGHLVDFDEQMRRAKIYQDEEKRALLKFEEGCGRC; translated from the coding sequence GTGTTTAAAATCTTAAAAAAGGAAAACTTAGCACCATCAATTAAACTTTTTGAAATTGACGCACCTTTGGTGGCAAGAAAAGCTCAGGCTGGGCAGTTTATTATTTTAAAAATTGACGAAAAGGGAGAAAGGATACCGCTCACCATAGCCGATTATGATCGGGAAAAAGGACTTGTCACCATTATCTTCCAGGAAGTGGGGAAAACCACCAAACAGTTGGGACTCCTTAATGAGGGGGATGCTGTTAGCGATTTTGTAGGCCCTTTGGGTGTTCCCTCCCACATTGAAAACTTCGGAAATGTGGTGTGTATTGGCGGAGGAGTGGGTATTGCCCCCATTTATCCTATAACCCGGGCATTAAAAGAGGCAGGAAATAAAGTTACTGGGATTATTGGTGCTCGCTCGAAAGAATATCTCTTCTGGGAAGAGAAAATGCGGACGGTAACCGATGAGTTGCTGGTAACTACCGATGACGGTTCGTATGTGAGAAAGGGTTTTGTCACCGATGTTTTAAAAGAGGTTATTGATCGCGGGGAAAAAATTGATTTGGTGGTGGCGATCGGGCCGCTACCGATGATGAAGGCGGTAGCTGAGGTTACCCGGCCTTATCAAATAAAAACCATAGTTAGTTTAAATTCCATTATGGTGGATGGAACGGGGATGTGTGGAGCCTGTCGGGTAACGGTTGGCGGCCAAACTAAATTTGTCTGTGTTGATGGCCCGGATTTTGATGGTCATTTGGTTGATTTTGATGAGCAAATGCGTCGGGCAAAAATCTACCAGGATGAAGAAAAGAGAGCCCTCTTAAAATTTGAAGAGGGCTGCGGGAGGTGCTAA
- a CDS encoding polyprenyl synthetase family protein, with amino-acid sequence MEFESLFKRYRKMVEEGIGRFLPPDDTYPPVIHQAMNYSLKAGGKRLRPVLMLAAGEWSGIAPEKLLPAAVGVECLHTYSLIHDDLPAMDNDDFRRGKPTNHKVFGEAIAILAGDALLTKAFELTAKTLEQGIPAERVVRVIQELAVASGSEGLIAGQVVDLSSSEAKKDPEVLLYIHLNKTARLIRYSLIAGGILAGATEEEIKALDDYGRHLGLAFQIVDDLLDVVGDFQKIGKPVGSDEKNQKLTYVSLFGIEETKKRAEEEINAAKNVLKPYGEKSSFFIKLAEFILKRES; translated from the coding sequence ATGGAGTTTGAAAGCCTTTTTAAAAGATATCGGAAAATGGTAGAAGAAGGTATTGGGCGTTTTCTGCCCCCGGATGATACCTATCCGCCAGTAATTCACCAAGCGATGAACTACAGCCTTAAAGCTGGTGGGAAAAGGTTAAGACCAGTCCTGATGCTGGCTGCAGGGGAATGGAGTGGGATTGCTCCGGAAAAATTGCTCCCGGCGGCGGTAGGGGTGGAGTGTCTGCACACCTATTCGCTTATTCACGATGACCTGCCGGCAATGGATAACGATGATTTTCGCAGGGGAAAGCCAACTAACCACAAAGTTTTTGGGGAAGCCATTGCTATTTTAGCGGGAGATGCTTTATTAACCAAAGCTTTTGAACTAACTGCCAAGACCTTGGAACAGGGGATACCCGCGGAGCGGGTGGTCCGGGTAATTCAAGAACTGGCGGTAGCTTCCGGCTCCGAGGGGCTTATTGCAGGCCAGGTGGTGGATTTAAGCTCCAGTGAAGCCAAAAAAGACCCCGAGGTTTTGTTATATATTCATCTTAACAAAACTGCTCGCCTGATACGCTATAGTTTAATTGCCGGAGGGATTTTGGCGGGAGCTACCGAAGAAGAAATTAAAGCTCTGGATGATTACGGGCGCCATTTGGGCCTAGCTTTTCAAATTGTTGATGACCTGTTGGATGTAGTTGGTGATTTTCAAAAGATTGGAAAACCGGTGGGGAGTGACGAAAAAAATCAAAAGCTTACCTATGTTTCGCTTTTTGGTATTGAGGAAACCAAAAAAAGGGCGGAAGAAGAAATTAATGCGGCAAAGAATGTTTTAAAGCCCTATGGTGAGAAAAGCAGCTTTTTTATAAAGCTTGCTGAATTTATCCTAAAAAGAGAATCTTAG
- the xseB gene encoding exodeoxyribonuclease VII small subunit yields MMTFEEAMNRLNEIVERLERGNVGLEESLALFEEGLKLHRFCSEKLKELELKLVEVQEDEAGEVTFEEIVEMEDDLPF; encoded by the coding sequence ATGATGACCTTTGAAGAAGCGATGAATAGATTAAACGAGATTGTGGAACGTTTGGAACGGGGAAATGTAGGGTTAGAAGAAAGCTTGGCTCTTTTTGAAGAAGGATTAAAGCTTCACCGTTTTTGCAGCGAAAAGTTGAAAGAGTTAGAATTAAAGTTAGTGGAAGTTCAGGAAGATGAAGCCGGCGAGGTTACTTTTGAGGAAATTGTGGAAATGGAAGATGATTTACCTTTTTAG
- a CDS encoding NAD(+)/NADH kinase, translating into MKTIGVAVNKDKKLGPILLEKIMEKARDYDFLLKNRYLVSGECGIVEIAEIDEKTEKIDLVLVLGGDGTILCATRYFAPKAIPILGINLGQLGYLSELDPQEIDFGLQKIRAGEYLVEDRTMLEARVRRANQEVAVFYGLNDGVLTKGAFARIINFAVFVDEQYITEYAADGVIVATPTGSTAYSLSAGGAILDPEVKAFIITPICPHTLAARSLVVADDKEIRIVVKTALESSMLTVDGQQGFGIKPGDEIIIKKAPYQAKFIKLKNRSFYQLLREKMREANRYHD; encoded by the coding sequence TTGAAAACGATCGGTGTTGCGGTGAATAAAGATAAAAAACTTGGGCCCATTTTATTGGAAAAAATAATGGAAAAGGCCAGGGATTACGACTTTTTGCTGAAAAACCGCTACCTTGTTTCGGGAGAATGCGGTATAGTTGAAATAGCGGAAATCGATGAAAAAACCGAAAAGATTGATCTGGTTCTGGTTTTAGGGGGCGATGGGACGATTTTATGTGCCACCCGCTATTTTGCTCCTAAAGCAATACCCATCCTGGGAATAAATTTGGGTCAACTGGGTTATTTGAGTGAACTTGACCCCCAGGAAATAGATTTTGGACTGCAAAAAATCAGGGCAGGGGAATACCTTGTAGAAGATCGTACTATGCTTGAAGCCAGGGTCAGGCGTGCCAATCAGGAAGTTGCAGTTTTTTATGGTTTAAATGATGGAGTGTTAACCAAAGGTGCTTTTGCCCGGATTATCAACTTTGCAGTGTTTGTTGATGAACAGTACATAACAGAATATGCGGCGGATGGGGTAATTGTGGCAACTCCCACCGGGTCTACTGCTTATTCCCTCTCGGCGGGAGGAGCTATCCTCGATCCCGAGGTCAAAGCTTTTATTATTACCCCGATTTGTCCGCATACTCTTGCCGCCCGTTCCCTGGTGGTGGCGGATGATAAAGAAATAAGAATTGTGGTTAAGACCGCATTGGAAAGCAGTATGCTAACCGTTGATGGACAGCAGGGGTTTGGGATTAAACCGGGAGATGAAATTATTATTAAAAAAGCTCCTTACCAGGCAAAATTTATTAAACTTAAAAATCGCAGTTTCTATCAGCTTTTAAGAGAGAAGATGCGGGAGGCCAATCGTTACCATGATTAA
- a CDS encoding glycoprotease, whose amino-acid sequence MEGIFLGFDTSNYTTSFAAVDGEGRLIFDLRKILPVPEGEVGLRQRDVVFLHLRHLKEMVQEGFNRISRDQVRGIGVSVKPRPLPESYMPSFLAGEVIASTLSLALDVPLVKTTHQEGHLVAALWSLKKDFPRFLAIHFSGGTSEILEVEKEPQGYKVKVLGKSLDISAGQLVDRIGVLLGLPFPSGKFLEELAQKAVGILKVPATFVNGNWHFSGAEAYLKRKLKDFPAFEIARAVEEVIARTLFKIIQYHAKDNLPVVLMGGVAANNYIKNFLLEKLKKRRVAVDLYFAEVQYASDNAVGVAEISRISRIFKISEEY is encoded by the coding sequence ATGGAAGGTATTTTTCTGGGGTTTGATACAAGCAACTACACAACGTCCTTTGCCGCCGTAGACGGTGAGGGACGTTTAATTTTTGACTTAAGGAAAATACTGCCGGTACCTGAAGGCGAGGTAGGGTTAAGGCAGAGGGATGTAGTTTTCCTGCACCTGCGGCATTTAAAGGAAATGGTGCAGGAAGGTTTTAACAGAATTTCCCGGGACCAGGTGCGGGGTATTGGTGTCTCGGTTAAACCGAGGCCATTACCGGAATCGTATATGCCATCTTTTTTGGCGGGAGAAGTGATTGCCAGTACCCTTTCCCTTGCTTTAGACGTCCCCCTTGTTAAAACTACCCATCAGGAAGGGCATTTGGTGGCGGCCCTTTGGTCTTTAAAAAAAGATTTTCCCAGGTTTTTAGCCATCCATTTTTCCGGAGGAACCAGTGAGATTTTAGAAGTTGAAAAAGAACCTCAAGGTTACAAAGTAAAGGTGCTGGGTAAAAGTCTTGATATTTCTGCCGGACAGCTGGTAGACCGCATTGGGGTCTTATTGGGACTTCCTTTTCCTTCCGGCAAATTTTTAGAGGAATTGGCCCAAAAGGCAGTAGGGATTCTCAAAGTGCCGGCGACTTTTGTCAATGGCAACTGGCACTTCTCCGGGGCAGAGGCATATTTAAAAAGAAAGCTTAAAGACTTTCCGGCTTTTGAAATTGCGCGGGCAGTAGAGGAAGTAATAGCCAGGACTTTATTTAAAATTATCCAGTATCATGCCAAAGATAATCTTCCGGTAGTTTTAATGGGCGGGGTTGCGGCAAATAATTATATAAAAAATTTTTTATTGGAAAAATTAAAGAAAAGAAGGGTAGCAGTAGATCTTTACTTTGCTGAAGTCCAGTATGCTTCCGACAATGCTGTTGGTGTTGCGGAAATCTCGCGAATTAGCAGGATTTTTAAAATTAGTGAAGAATATTAA
- the amaP gene encoding alkaline shock response membrane anchor protein AmaP encodes MNFLDRSILFLYGFVTVILLFCFMLVVLGWHLPIFYIKNLLFDVQLRTALFAFLLVLFLLGLRVVALSLKTQHKRDKGISLEGELGQINVTFDTITALIKRVAGKIPGVKEVRPVLEAYPEGLGVEVLVRVLPDLNIPETSKRLQEEINSYIQESLGIKLSRIKIKVEDIAQELRPRVE; translated from the coding sequence ATGAACTTTTTAGACCGGAGTATCTTATTTCTTTATGGTTTTGTAACGGTCATCTTACTTTTTTGTTTTATGCTGGTGGTTTTAGGCTGGCATTTGCCAATTTTTTACATAAAAAATTTGCTTTTTGATGTCCAATTGCGGACCGCACTTTTTGCTTTTCTCCTGGTACTGTTCCTTTTAGGCCTGAGAGTGGTTGCCTTAAGCTTAAAAACCCAGCATAAAAGAGATAAGGGAATTTCTTTAGAAGGGGAGCTTGGCCAGATAAACGTTACCTTTGATACCATAACGGCTTTAATTAAAAGGGTTGCGGGAAAAATTCCGGGAGTAAAAGAAGTACGGCCGGTTTTAGAAGCTTATCCCGAAGGATTAGGGGTAGAAGTATTGGTGCGAGTACTTCCGGATTTAAACATACCGGAAACCTCCAAGCGGTTGCAGGAAGAGATAAACAGCTACATCCAGGAAAGCTTGGGGATAAAACTTTCCAGGATCAAGATAAAAGTAGAAGATATTGCCCAGGAATTAAGGCCGCGGGTAGAATAG
- the xseA gene encoding exodeoxyribonuclease VII large subunit, which translates to MALFIVTVSELTDYIAEKFEKDDWLNQVAVEGELSNCKFSQGHLYFTLKDERAELKGVMYKGRASALPFIPQDGQKVIVFGQVAVYKKRGIYQIYAEMIEPLGIGALYLKFEQTKEKLRDKGYFAEERKKKLPRYPEKIGIVTSKNGAAIRDILTTIKKRWPKATLYLVPVAVQGDEAPGQIVKALNLLNRYKLCEVIILARGGGSFEELAAFNEETVADAIYASNIPVVTGIGHETDTSIADMVADRRAPTPTGAAVEATPNLVEIWNNLREQRQKMVKALANYFQREQKNLEFQERRILRAYEKLITDKSREVTEGLERLLRSFKTTFQQEKNRLSLLKEKLILLSPYLRHKQQKEKLEELKERLFLRCAELLKRNQAVLIQQSLRLRTSVKNLVLQKNLVLSSYEERLKLLNPLKILNRGYAVVFDFEGRVVTSVNNLPERFKIKFSDGEALAKALGKNIIEGDKNDDL; encoded by the coding sequence ATGGCTTTATTTATTGTTACAGTTTCGGAATTAACCGATTATATTGCCGAAAAATTTGAAAAAGATGATTGGTTAAATCAGGTTGCGGTAGAGGGGGAACTTTCTAACTGCAAGTTTTCCCAGGGACACCTGTATTTTACCTTAAAAGATGAAAGGGCAGAGCTCAAGGGCGTCATGTACAAAGGACGGGCCTCGGCTCTGCCTTTTATTCCTCAAGATGGCCAAAAGGTCATTGTTTTTGGCCAGGTGGCGGTCTACAAAAAAAGGGGTATATACCAAATATATGCTGAGATGATTGAGCCCCTTGGCATCGGGGCTCTTTATTTAAAATTTGAGCAAACAAAAGAAAAGTTAAGGGATAAAGGATATTTTGCCGAAGAGCGGAAGAAAAAACTGCCCCGCTATCCGGAAAAAATTGGCATCGTTACGTCGAAAAACGGTGCAGCTATTAGAGATATTTTAACAACAATAAAAAAGCGTTGGCCCAAGGCTACTCTTTATTTAGTTCCTGTGGCGGTGCAGGGCGATGAAGCTCCCGGACAGATAGTAAAGGCGCTAAATTTATTAAATCGTTATAAGCTGTGTGAAGTAATAATTTTAGCCCGGGGAGGGGGAAGTTTTGAGGAGTTAGCGGCTTTTAACGAAGAGACGGTTGCCGATGCTATCTATGCTTCTAACATTCCCGTAGTTACCGGAATTGGGCATGAAACCGATACTTCAATTGCCGATATGGTTGCCGACCGCCGGGCGCCGACCCCAACGGGAGCGGCGGTTGAAGCTACCCCCAATTTAGTGGAAATATGGAATAATTTACGGGAGCAACGCCAGAAAATGGTCAAAGCCTTAGCTAATTATTTCCAGCGGGAACAAAAAAATCTGGAATTTCAGGAAAGAAGAATATTGAGAGCATACGAAAAATTAATAACCGATAAAAGCCGGGAAGTTACCGAAGGGCTGGAAAGGCTTTTAAGAAGTTTTAAAACAACTTTTCAGCAAGAAAAAAATCGGCTAAGCCTTTTAAAGGAAAAACTTATCCTTCTTTCCCCATATCTTCGTCACAAACAGCAAAAAGAAAAACTCGAAGAGTTAAAAGAGAGACTTTTTTTACGGTGTGCTGAATTATTAAAAAGAAATCAGGCGGTTCTTATCCAGCAAAGTTTGAGGCTAAGAACTTCCGTAAAAAATCTTGTTTTACAAAAAAACTTGGTACTTTCCTCTTATGAAGAAAGATTAAAGCTTTTAAATCCGCTAAAAATTTTAAATCGGGGTTATGCGGTGGTCTTTGATTTTGAAGGCAGGGTTGTAACTTCCGTTAATAATCTTCCGGAAAGATTTAAAATTAAATTTTCCGATGGGGAAGCCTTGGCGAAGGCCCTTGGCAAAAATATAATTGAAGGTGATAAGAATGATGACCTTTGA
- a CDS encoding DUF2273 domain-containing protein — protein MDEWEIFFQKNRGKILGMVIGGGFGFLAIAFGFWKALFLAICLGLGYFIGKRLDEDQDFSRVWEKIFKER, from the coding sequence ATGGACGAGTGGGAAATTTTCTTTCAAAAAAACCGGGGAAAAATATTAGGGATGGTTATTGGTGGAGGTTTTGGTTTTTTAGCCATTGCTTTTGGCTTCTGGAAAGCATTATTCCTGGCGATATGTCTTGGCCTTGGTTATTTTATTGGAAAACGTTTAGATGAGGATCAAGATTTTAGCCGGGTTTGGGAGAAAATTTTTAAAGAGCGGTAA
- the gltA gene encoding NADPH-dependent glutamate synthase — MAFDRPTKKYPMPEQDPKVRAKNFDEVALGYSLELAMKEAERCLDCKKPACKQGCPVEVDIPDFIRFIKAGDIDSAINKIKEKNALPAICGRVCPQESQCEGQCVLGKKGEPVAIGRLERFAADYELAKGTQNVTVAPPTGKKVAVIGSGPAGLTCAADLAKLGHKVTIFEALHVPGGVLMYGIPEFRLPKRIVQQEIDNLKKLGVEIKTNTVIGKSLTVDELLDEEGYDAVFVGTGAGLPNFMGIPGENLNGVYSANEFLTRTNLMKAYLFPEYDTPIKVGEKVAVLGAGNVAMDAARTALRLGAKEVYIVYRRSRNEMPARLEEIHHAEEEGVKFMLLTNPTRIIGDENGWVKAMECLKYELGEPDESGRRSPVPIPGSEFIIEVDTVVVAIGQSPNPLVPRTTKGLEVGRKGNIIADENGKTTREGVWAGGDIVTGAATVIKAMGAGKKAARAIHEYLMSK, encoded by the coding sequence ATGGCGTTTGATCGGCCAACAAAAAAGTACCCCATGCCTGAACAGGACCCTAAAGTGAGGGCAAAAAACTTTGATGAAGTGGCTCTGGGTTACAGTTTGGAACTTGCCATGAAAGAAGCTGAACGGTGTCTTGACTGCAAGAAACCTGCCTGCAAGCAGGGATGTCCGGTGGAAGTTGATATTCCTGACTTTATCCGGTTTATTAAAGCAGGAGATATTGACAGCGCTATCAATAAAATAAAAGAAAAGAATGCTTTACCGGCGATATGCGGACGGGTGTGCCCTCAGGAGTCCCAGTGTGAAGGCCAGTGTGTTTTAGGGAAAAAGGGTGAACCGGTGGCTATCGGCCGTTTAGAACGATTTGCTGCGGATTATGAATTAGCAAAAGGCACCCAAAATGTTACGGTTGCTCCTCCTACCGGCAAAAAAGTAGCGGTGATAGGTTCGGGACCGGCAGGTCTGACCTGTGCTGCCGATTTGGCCAAACTGGGTCATAAAGTTACTATTTTTGAAGCTCTCCATGTTCCCGGCGGCGTGTTAATGTACGGGATTCCCGAATTCCGTTTACCCAAACGGATAGTGCAACAGGAAATTGACAATCTAAAGAAACTTGGTGTGGAAATAAAAACCAACACCGTGATTGGTAAAAGTTTAACCGTTGATGAACTTTTAGATGAAGAAGGCTATGATGCGGTATTTGTGGGTACCGGGGCAGGACTTCCGAATTTTATGGGGATTCCCGGGGAAAATTTAAATGGGGTATATTCGGCCAATGAATTTTTAACCCGGACCAACTTAATGAAAGCTTATCTCTTTCCCGAATACGATACTCCTATAAAGGTAGGCGAAAAAGTTGCAGTTTTAGGAGCCGGTAACGTGGCTATGGATGCCGCCCGGACCGCATTGCGGCTTGGGGCGAAAGAAGTCTACATCGTTTACCGGCGCTCGAGAAACGAGATGCCTGCCCGCTTGGAAGAAATTCACCACGCCGAAGAAGAAGGGGTAAAGTTTATGTTACTTACCAACCCAACCCGCATAATCGGTGATGAGAATGGATGGGTTAAAGCTATGGAGTGTTTGAAGTATGAACTGGGTGAACCGGATGAATCGGGCCGGAGATCGCCGGTTCCAATACCCGGGTCGGAATTTATTATTGAAGTGGATACGGTGGTGGTAGCTATTGGGCAAAGTCCAAACCCCCTGGTTCCCCGGACCACAAAAGGCTTAGAAGTGGGACGCAAAGGCAATATTATTGCCGATGAGAACGGAAAAACTACCCGGGAAGGAGTCTGGGCTGGCGGCGATATTGTTACCGGTGCTGCTACTGTAATCAAGGCAATGGGGGCTGGTAAAAAAGCTGCCAGGGCTATCCATGAATATTTAATGTCTAAATAG